Proteins encoded within one genomic window of Bradyrhizobium sp. AZCC 1719:
- a CDS encoding ArsR/SmtB family transcription factor, which translates to MESEQAILALAALAQSTRLDVFRLLAKHEPEGLPAGDIAKALAVPQNTMSSHLAILSRAGLVTARRFSRSIVYRADLKAFQSVVLFMLRDCCDGRPEICGPLIEDLTPGCTPKPRRKAHA; encoded by the coding sequence ATGGAATCCGAACAAGCCATTCTGGCGCTGGCGGCGCTGGCGCAATCGACCCGGCTCGACGTGTTTCGGCTATTGGCGAAACACGAGCCGGAGGGATTGCCTGCAGGTGACATCGCCAAGGCGCTCGCCGTACCGCAAAACACCATGTCGTCGCATCTGGCGATCTTGTCGCGTGCGGGGCTGGTGACAGCGCGCCGCTTCAGCCGCTCGATTGTCTACCGCGCCGATCTGAAGGCCTTTCAGTCCGTCGTGCTGTTCATGCTCAGGGATTGTTGCGACGGGCGGCCCGAAATCTGTGGTCCATTGATCGAAGACCTCACGCCTGGCTGCACCCCGAAGCCGAGGAGGAAAGCGCATGCCTGA
- a CDS encoding NAD(P)-binding domain-containing protein has protein sequence MSETRTVAIIGAGPVGLAAAAHVLERGLRPIVLESGDKVGHAMRQWGHVQLFSPWEYNVDKAAARLLAATGWNSPEPDHYPTGAEMVEHYLEPLAANSALEPHIRTSSRVTAISRAGFDKMKSKGREKAPFEIRYQNGQGPKVVKADAIIDASGTWHSPNPAGANGLSAIGETDASDKIAYGMPDVLGKERTRYAGKTVAVLGAGHSAIGTLIDLAKLAEQAPGTRPIWLLRGSDPAKAFGGGANDKLVARGELGAAFAALVTAGHIKVESEFRVSHLVADGPRLVVGALSGCSARQAVVDELIVATGFRPDLDFVRELRIRLDPAIECPIALAPLIDPNEHSCGTVRPHGARELAQDEPGFYFAGMKAYGRAPTFLMLTGYEQVRSIAADIAGDRTAAERVELVLPETGVCSRSLAPDAGNCCGGPAISDVDACCVADEKAKQQGKSGCGCASSA, from the coding sequence ATGAGTGAAACCAGAACTGTCGCGATCATCGGAGCCGGTCCGGTCGGCCTTGCCGCCGCCGCCCATGTGCTGGAGCGCGGGCTGCGGCCGATCGTGCTGGAATCCGGCGACAAGGTCGGCCACGCCATGCGGCAGTGGGGCCACGTGCAACTGTTCTCGCCCTGGGAATACAATGTCGACAAGGCGGCGGCGCGGCTGCTGGCGGCAACGGGATGGAATTCTCCCGAACCGGATCACTACCCGACCGGCGCGGAAATGGTCGAGCATTATCTCGAACCGCTTGCGGCCAACTCGGCGCTCGAGCCCCACATCCGCACTTCAAGCCGCGTCACCGCGATCAGCCGGGCCGGCTTCGACAAGATGAAGTCGAAAGGCAGGGAAAAGGCGCCGTTCGAAATTCGCTACCAGAACGGACAAGGTCCGAAAGTCGTCAAGGCCGATGCGATCATCGACGCTTCCGGCACCTGGCATTCGCCGAACCCGGCAGGCGCCAACGGTCTTTCCGCTATCGGCGAGACTGATGCCTCCGACAAGATCGCCTATGGGATGCCCGACGTCCTGGGCAAGGAACGCACGCGCTATGCCGGCAAGACCGTCGCGGTGCTGGGCGCGGGACATTCGGCGATCGGCACGCTGATCGATCTGGCGAAGCTTGCGGAACAGGCGCCGGGCACCCGGCCGATCTGGCTACTGCGCGGCAGCGATCCGGCGAAGGCTTTCGGCGGCGGCGCGAACGACAAGCTGGTGGCTCGCGGTGAATTGGGCGCGGCCTTTGCCGCGCTGGTGACGGCAGGCCACATCAAGGTCGAGAGCGAATTTCGCGTTTCGCATCTCGTAGCCGACGGCCCTCGCCTCGTCGTCGGCGCCCTGTCCGGCTGCAGCGCCCGGCAGGCCGTGGTCGATGAACTGATCGTGGCAACCGGTTTCCGTCCCGATCTCGATTTCGTGCGCGAGTTGCGCATCCGGCTCGATCCCGCCATCGAGTGCCCGATCGCGCTGGCGCCGCTGATCGATCCGAACGAGCATAGCTGCGGCACGGTGCGGCCGCACGGCGCCCGCGAACTGGCGCAGGACGAGCCGGGCTTCTATTTCGCCGGCATGAAAGCCTACGGCCGCGCGCCGACCTTCCTGATGCTTACCGGGTACGAACAGGTGCGCTCGATTGCGGCCGACATCGCCGGCGACCGAACTGCCGCAGAGCGGGTCGAACTGGTGCTGCCCGAGACCGGCGTCTGCAGCCGCTCGCTCGCGCCAGATGCCGGCAATTGCTGTGGCGGCCCCGCAATATCGGATGTTGACGCATGTTGCGTCGCGGATGAAAAAGCAAAGCAACAAGGCAAATCGGGATGTGGTTGCGCGTCCTCGGCATGA
- a CDS encoding MFS transporter gives MCAGQLGSLLPHVVVPSILASFLIPEWRLSGAQAGLLAGSGAAGYMLTVPVLATLTDRIDARKILIAGSAVSALGTLSFGAFATGLWSGALFNAIAGIGFAGAYMPGLKALTDRLAPGDSSRAITLYTSSFSFGVGLSFLVSQLVAEAWGWRSAFFVTAAGPLVMLTACFLLRPVEPRPASGHLLDFAPVFQNRNAMGFVLGYGAHCFELYGIRTWIVAFWTFVAARHSDASILTPVVVSVAFSLLAMPASILGNEFALRFGRHRAITAVMFASGTVALLIGVLADKSPWLLLPLILVYAITVPADSGALTSGMSMAAEPSYRGATMAMHSTVGFSLSALGAWAVGVALDATGGPQNASAWMAAFAVLAAGILLGPLALLWSRRETVQ, from the coding sequence ATGTGCGCAGGGCAGCTCGGCAGCCTGCTCCCGCACGTCGTCGTACCTTCCATCCTTGCCTCATTCCTGATTCCGGAATGGCGCTTGAGCGGCGCGCAGGCAGGCCTGCTGGCAGGCTCGGGCGCCGCCGGCTACATGCTGACCGTGCCGGTGCTGGCGACGCTGACCGACCGCATCGACGCGCGCAAAATTCTGATCGCCGGCTCGGCGGTGAGCGCGCTCGGCACGCTCTCGTTCGGCGCCTTTGCCACCGGCCTGTGGTCGGGCGCCCTCTTCAACGCGATTGCCGGCATCGGCTTTGCCGGTGCCTACATGCCCGGCCTCAAGGCGCTGACGGACCGCCTCGCGCCGGGCGACTCATCCCGCGCTATCACGCTCTATACGTCGAGCTTCTCGTTCGGCGTCGGCTTGTCGTTCCTGGTTTCACAGCTCGTGGCAGAAGCCTGGGGCTGGCGGAGTGCCTTTTTTGTCACCGCTGCCGGGCCGCTGGTGATGCTTACCGCCTGCTTTCTGCTGCGTCCGGTCGAACCCAGACCGGCATCTGGTCACTTGCTCGATTTCGCCCCGGTGTTCCAGAATCGCAATGCCATGGGCTTCGTGCTCGGCTACGGCGCGCATTGCTTCGAGCTCTACGGCATCCGGACGTGGATCGTTGCGTTCTGGACTTTTGTCGCCGCGAGGCATTCCGATGCATCGATCCTGACGCCGGTGGTGGTGAGCGTGGCGTTCTCCCTGCTCGCCATGCCCGCGAGCATTTTGGGCAATGAATTCGCGCTCCGATTCGGCCGCCACCGGGCCATCACGGCAGTCATGTTCGCTTCCGGCACCGTGGCGCTTCTGATCGGCGTGCTCGCCGACAAGTCACCATGGCTGCTGCTGCCCTTGATACTCGTTTATGCCATCACCGTACCCGCCGATTCTGGCGCGTTGACTTCGGGCATGTCGATGGCTGCGGAGCCCAGCTATCGCGGCGCAACCATGGCCATGCATTCCACCGTCGGCTTCAGCCTGTCCGCCCTCGGCGCCTGGGCGGTGGGTGTCGCGCTGGATGCGACCGGCGGGCCGCAAAATGCATCGGCCTGGATGGCGGCGTTCGCGGTGCTGGCAGCGGGCATCCTGCTCGGACCGCTGGCGCTGCTGTGGTCAAGAAGAGAAACCGTCCAGTGA
- a CDS encoding ArsR/SmtB family transcription factor, whose amino-acid sequence MKLDDAAAHLEALGNPTRLKIYRALIRAGGAGLAVGRLQEKLKIAPSTLSHHIKALVVVGLVTQVRDATTLICHANYEVMRELVGFLVAECCTESAETADAKINANTKTAA is encoded by the coding sequence ATGAAACTCGATGACGCCGCCGCCCATCTGGAAGCGCTGGGCAATCCGACCCGGCTCAAGATCTATCGTGCGCTGATCCGCGCCGGCGGCGCCGGACTTGCCGTCGGCCGCCTGCAGGAGAAATTGAAAATCGCGCCCTCGACCCTCTCCCACCATATCAAGGCGCTGGTGGTGGTCGGTCTCGTCACGCAGGTGCGCGATGCGACCACGCTGATCTGCCACGCCAACTACGAAGTGATGCGGGAGCTGGTGGGTTTTCTGGTCGCCGAATGCTGCACGGAAAGCGCCGAAACCGCCGACGCCAAGATCAATGCCAACACCAAGACCGCGGCTTAG
- a CDS encoding MIP/aquaporin family protein: protein MSEFDLPRRLAAETLGTALLVATVVGSGIMAETLTKDVALALLGNTLPTGAMLVVLITILGPISGAHFNPAVSLVFALKRELTRREALLYVAAQIAGGIAGTMLAHAMFALPLLDASLKMRTGGAQWLAEAVAAFGLVATILAGIKFNRAAVPWLVGLYITAAYWFTASTSFANPAVAIARSLTNTFSGIRPTDLPGFIAAETCGAIIALIFMGWLLRESDKARAMLKEAQP from the coding sequence ATGTCCGAATTCGATCTGCCACGCCGGCTCGCCGCCGAGACGCTCGGGACGGCACTGTTGGTCGCCACCGTGGTCGGCTCCGGGATCATGGCCGAGACCTTGACCAAGGACGTCGCACTCGCGTTGCTCGGCAATACGTTGCCGACCGGTGCCATGCTGGTCGTCCTCATCACCATTCTCGGTCCCATTTCCGGGGCCCATTTCAATCCGGCGGTATCGCTGGTTTTTGCGCTCAAGCGCGAGCTGACGCGGCGCGAGGCGCTGCTCTACGTCGCTGCGCAAATCGCCGGCGGGATTGCCGGAACCATGCTGGCGCATGCGATGTTCGCGCTGCCGCTGCTCGATGCCTCGCTGAAAATGCGAACCGGCGGTGCGCAATGGCTCGCCGAAGCCGTCGCCGCCTTCGGCCTGGTCGCAACCATCCTCGCTGGTATCAAGTTCAACCGCGCCGCGGTGCCGTGGCTGGTCGGCCTCTACATCACGGCGGCTTACTGGTTCACGGCGTCGACGTCGTTCGCCAATCCCGCCGTTGCCATTGCGCGCTCATTGACCAATACGTTTTCGGGCATTCGCCCCACAGATCTTCCGGGTTTCATCGCGGCGGAAACCTGCGGCGCCATCATCGCGTTGATCTTCATGGGTTGGCTGCTTCGTGAAAGCGACAAGGCGCGCGCAATGTTGAAGGAGGCGCAACCATGA
- a CDS encoding adenylate/guanylate cyclase domain-containing protein, whose product MELNPRLRLMNWLVGQGLTGLPQNDLIRGFCERCCAEGLGISRGMVFIDTLHPIFEGRGFRWNDAETNESDMFEYGSTNEGEAAEAWRSSIFYHMLENGFSELPIDLADGGTHRFKFVNELAEKGHKHLVAYVHQFGEAGTMGQMDCVYSYWVTRRDEGFGAQGLAALRDLVPVLGLAIKSAAQADITKTLGRVYLGRDTAEQVLRGRITRGVTERINTVLWFSDLRGSTAISESIDPGEIIPFLNDYAQASIDAIHDAGGEVLKLIGDGVLAMFTHENMAKANRAALRAEHRFRRNMRTLNARRTAENRPVTSAHVGLHVGEVFYGNIGSDDRLDFTVVGPAVNEVSRIASMCRSVDRELLMSSAFRSGLDAAGRNYLVSTGRYALRGIGRAQDLYTLDPDITADEVVAGKYERYLAG is encoded by the coding sequence ATGGAGCTCAACCCCCGTCTGCGGCTGATGAACTGGCTGGTCGGCCAGGGCCTCACCGGCCTGCCTCAAAACGACCTGATCCGCGGTTTCTGCGAACGCTGCTGCGCCGAGGGGCTTGGCATCTCGCGCGGCATGGTCTTCATCGATACGCTGCACCCGATTTTCGAAGGCCGCGGCTTTCGCTGGAACGACGCCGAGACCAACGAAAGCGACATGTTCGAATATGGCTCGACAAATGAGGGCGAAGCGGCGGAAGCCTGGCGCAGTTCGATCTTCTATCACATGCTTGAAAACGGCTTTTCGGAGTTGCCGATCGACCTCGCTGACGGCGGGACCCATAGGTTCAAGTTCGTGAACGAACTCGCCGAGAAGGGCCACAAGCATCTCGTGGCCTATGTGCACCAGTTCGGCGAGGCCGGCACCATGGGGCAGATGGACTGCGTCTATTCCTACTGGGTGACAAGGCGCGACGAGGGATTTGGCGCGCAGGGGTTGGCTGCGCTGCGCGATCTCGTGCCGGTGCTGGGGCTGGCGATCAAATCCGCGGCGCAGGCTGACATCACCAAGACGCTGGGCCGGGTCTATCTCGGTCGCGACACCGCCGAGCAGGTGCTGCGCGGCCGCATCACACGCGGCGTCACCGAGCGCATCAACACGGTGCTGTGGTTCTCCGACCTGCGCGGCTCGACCGCGATCAGCGAGAGCATCGATCCCGGCGAGATCATCCCGTTCCTCAACGATTATGCGCAGGCCTCGATCGACGCCATTCACGATGCCGGCGGCGAGGTGCTCAAGCTGATCGGCGACGGCGTGCTGGCGATGTTCACCCACGAGAACATGGCGAAGGCAAACCGCGCCGCGCTGCGCGCCGAACATCGTTTCCGGCGGAATATGAGAACGCTCAACGCCCGCCGGACGGCCGAGAACCGGCCGGTCACATCAGCCCATGTCGGCCTGCATGTCGGCGAGGTCTTTTACGGCAATATCGGCAGCGACGACCGGCTAGACTTTACGGTGGTGGGGCCTGCCGTCAATGAGGTCAGCCGCATCGCCTCGATGTGCCGCTCGGTCGACCGCGAATTGCTGATGTCGTCGGCGTTCCGCTCCGGTCTCGATGCGGCGGGGCGAAACTATCTGGTGTCGACCGGCCGCTACGCGCTGCGCGGCATCGGTCGCGCGCAGGATCTCTACACACTCGATCCGGATATTACGGCGGACGAGGTGGTGGCGGGGAAGTACGAGCGGTATCTGGCGGGTTAG
- a CDS encoding MFS transporter: protein MNQLPIILALGTTQTLAWASSYYLPAILADPIARDLGISSTWIFTAFSASLVISALIGPRVGRQIDLVGGRSVLSLSNLVLAAGLALLGFTSSIPMLVIAWLLLGVGMGAGLYDAAFAALGRIYGDAARRSITGITLLAGFASTVGWPLSAWGLETIGWRNTCFAWAAAHILIGLPLNLLMLPAVKGAKAAVAAAVKPHIPIDRTMIVLAFVFAAAWTVTGAMAAHLPRIMEAAGATTAQAVFAGALIGPAQVAARIFEAGFLSRYHPLVSTKLACITHPIGAAILGLAGGGAASVFALFHGSGNGILTIARGTLPLAIFGPENYGYRLGIIGAPARMAQAAAPLLFGLLIEAMGARVLIVSSALSISALLALFLLRKGSARS, encoded by the coding sequence GTGAACCAGCTTCCCATCATTCTCGCCCTCGGCACGACACAGACCCTGGCCTGGGCTTCGAGCTATTATCTGCCGGCGATCCTCGCTGACCCCATCGCGCGCGATCTCGGCATATCCTCAACCTGGATATTTACCGCTTTCTCCGCCTCGCTGGTGATTTCGGCCCTGATAGGCCCGCGTGTCGGACGGCAGATCGACCTGGTCGGCGGCCGCTCCGTGCTGTCGCTATCCAATCTGGTGCTGGCGGCCGGGCTGGCGCTGCTCGGCTTCACATCATCCATCCCCATGCTCGTCATCGCCTGGCTGCTGCTCGGCGTCGGCATGGGCGCCGGCCTCTATGACGCCGCTTTCGCCGCTCTCGGCCGCATCTATGGTGATGCCGCACGCCGTTCGATCACCGGCATCACGCTGCTCGCCGGATTTGCCTCGACCGTCGGATGGCCGCTGTCCGCGTGGGGGCTGGAAACCATCGGTTGGCGCAACACCTGCTTTGCCTGGGCGGCGGCGCACATCCTGATCGGCCTGCCGCTCAACCTCCTGATGCTGCCGGCCGTGAAAGGCGCGAAGGCGGCGGTGGCGGCAGCCGTCAAGCCGCATATCCCGATCGACCGCACCATGATCGTGCTCGCCTTCGTGTTCGCCGCCGCCTGGACCGTCACCGGCGCGATGGCGGCGCATTTGCCGCGCATTATGGAAGCGGCCGGCGCGACCACCGCGCAGGCGGTATTCGCCGGCGCGCTGATCGGCCCGGCGCAGGTGGCCGCGCGGATCTTCGAGGCGGGCTTTCTCAGCCGCTACCATCCGCTGGTCTCGACCAAGCTTGCCTGCATCACCCACCCGATCGGCGCCGCCATCCTCGGCCTGGCCGGCGGCGGCGCGGCCAGCGTGTTCGCGCTGTTCCACGGCTCCGGCAACGGCATCCTGACCATTGCGCGCGGCACGCTGCCACTCGCGATTTTCGGCCCGGAGAATTACGGCTATCGCCTCGGCATCATCGGCGCACCGGCGCGGATGGCGCAGGCCGCGGCCCCGCTGCTGTTCGGCCTATTGATCGAGGCCATGGGCGCGCGGGTGCTGATCGTATCGTCGGCACTCAGCATCTCGGCGCTGCTGGCACTGTTTCTGCTGCGCAAGGGATCGGCGAGGTCGTGA
- the arsC gene encoding arsenate reductase (glutaredoxin) (This arsenate reductase requires both glutathione and glutaredoxin to convert arsenate to arsenite, after which the efflux transporter formed by ArsA and ArsB can extrude the arsenite from the cell, providing resistance.): MSVTIYHNPACGTSRNTLAMIRQSGEEPEVIEYLKTPPSRARLVELIAALGISPRELLREKGTPYAELGLADPKWSDDELIDLMLKHPILINRPIVVTPKGVRLCRPSELVLDLLDNPVESFVKEDGEAVTRAKS; the protein is encoded by the coding sequence ATGAGCGTTACGATCTACCACAACCCGGCCTGCGGCACCTCGCGCAATACGCTGGCGATGATCCGGCAGAGCGGCGAAGAGCCCGAGGTGATCGAGTATCTGAAGACGCCGCCGAGCCGCGCCCGGCTGGTCGAACTGATTGCCGCGCTCGGAATTTCGCCGCGCGAGCTGTTGCGCGAAAAAGGCACGCCCTATGCCGAGCTCGGCCTGGCCGACCCGAAATGGAGCGACGACGAGCTGATCGACCTCATGCTGAAACATCCAATCCTGATCAACCGGCCGATCGTGGTGACGCCAAAGGGCGTCCGCTTGTGCCGGCCTTCGGAATTGGTGCTCGATTTGCTCGACAACCCGGTCGAATCCTTCGTCAAGGAAGACGGCGAGGCAGTCACGCGCGCGAAGTCGTAA